A single region of the Nocardioides aquaticus genome encodes:
- a CDS encoding acyl-CoA synthetase: MYPGTWAALHPDKPALVMAGSGRTLTYRELDERSARLARHLHDRGLRTGDVVALVSDNTPEAYEVYWAALRSGLYVTAVNHHLTAAEAAYVVEDCGARALVVSATVPRTPQALAARLGGVRERLAFAGAVEGYADYEAVLAASSPAPLPLQPHGDDLLYSSGTTGRPKGVKPPLPGIAVDEPGYRYVALFGTLYSFTEDTVYLSPAPVYHAAPLRFGGVVHATGGTLVMMERFEPEAFLRAVEEHRVTHTQCVPTMFVRLLKLPEKVRAAADTSSLRVVVHAAAPCPVEVKRAMIDWLGPLVEEYYASTEANGATCIDSAQWLAHPGSVGRALLGTVRVVGEDGAEVATGEVGTIYFERPEFEGAPFSYHNDPERTRATQHPDHPTWTTVGDLGRVDEEGYLYLTDRKAFMVISGGVNIYPQEVEDHFSLHPAVADVAVLGVPDDDLGERLVAFVQPADAAVPGPDLARDLTAFARERMAAYKVPREFLFRATLPRTPTGKMVKGRLQEEYAATR, from the coding sequence ATGTACCCGGGAACCTGGGCGGCCCTCCACCCCGACAAGCCGGCGCTCGTCATGGCGGGGTCCGGCCGCACCCTGACCTACCGCGAGCTCGACGAGCGCAGCGCGCGCCTGGCCCGGCACCTGCACGACCGGGGCCTGCGCACCGGGGACGTGGTGGCGCTGGTCAGCGACAACACGCCGGAGGCGTACGAGGTCTACTGGGCGGCGCTGCGCTCGGGGCTCTACGTCACCGCGGTCAACCACCACCTGACGGCCGCGGAGGCCGCCTACGTCGTGGAGGACTGCGGGGCCCGGGCGCTGGTGGTGTCGGCCACGGTCCCGCGCACGCCGCAGGCGCTCGCCGCGAGGCTCGGCGGGGTCCGGGAGCGGCTGGCCTTCGCGGGTGCGGTGGAGGGCTACGCCGACTACGAGGCGGTGCTGGCGGCGTCCTCGCCCGCGCCGCTGCCCCTGCAGCCGCACGGCGACGACCTGCTCTACTCCTCCGGCACGACCGGTCGGCCCAAGGGCGTCAAGCCGCCGCTGCCGGGGATCGCGGTCGACGAGCCCGGCTACCGCTACGTGGCCCTGTTCGGGACGCTCTACTCGTTCACCGAGGACACCGTCTACCTCTCGCCGGCGCCGGTCTACCACGCCGCCCCGCTGCGCTTCGGCGGTGTCGTGCACGCCACCGGCGGGACCCTGGTGATGATGGAGCGCTTCGAGCCGGAGGCCTTCCTGCGCGCCGTCGAGGAGCACCGCGTCACCCACACGCAGTGCGTGCCGACGATGTTCGTCCGCCTGCTGAAGCTGCCCGAGAAGGTGCGCGCCGCGGCGGACACCTCCTCGCTGCGCGTGGTCGTGCACGCAGCGGCTCCCTGCCCGGTCGAGGTGAAGCGGGCGATGATCGACTGGCTCGGCCCCCTCGTGGAGGAGTACTACGCCTCGACCGAGGCCAACGGCGCGACCTGCATCGACTCGGCCCAGTGGCTGGCCCACCCCGGCTCGGTCGGCCGGGCCCTGCTCGGGACGGTCCGCGTCGTCGGCGAGGACGGCGCCGAGGTCGCCACCGGCGAGGTCGGCACGATCTACTTCGAGCGGCCGGAGTTCGAGGGCGCGCCGTTCAGCTACCACAACGACCCGGAGAGGACGCGGGCCACGCAGCACCCCGACCACCCCACCTGGACGACCGTGGGCGACCTCGGGCGCGTCGACGAGGAGGGGTACCTCTACCTGACCGACCGCAAGGCGTTCATGGTGATCTCCGGCGGCGTGAACATCTACCCGCAGGAGGTCGAGGACCACTTCAGCCTGCACCCGGCCGTGGCCGACGTCGCCGTGCTCGGCGTCCCCGACGACGACCTGGGGGAGCGGCTGGTGGCCTTCGTCCAGCCGGCCGACGCCGCGGTCCCCGGCCCCGACCTGGCCCGCGACCTGACCGCCTTCGCCCGCGAGCGGATGGCTGCGTACAAGGTGCCGCGCGAGTTCCTCTTCCGCGCCACGCTGCCGCGCACGCCCACCGGCAAGATGGTCAAGGGGCGCCTCCAGGAGGAGTACGCCGCCACGCGCTGA
- a CDS encoding class I SAM-dependent methyltransferase encodes MSDEPEHVRLNRAQWDERAPVHAVSPDYEVARFHADPAFLSGVVRFDLPRLGDVAGLRGVHLQCHLGTDTVSLARLGARMTGLDFSGASLEHARSLAAATGAEVDFVQADVHDAADVLPEHAYDLVYTGIGALCWLPSVARWAAVVARLLAPGGRLFLREGHPVLWALPDPRPDGLLALELPYVETVDPIVWDDGGTYVETDHVFTSTTTHEWNHGLGEIVTALLDQGLRITGLVEHDSVPWDALPGQMEPVGGGEMRLVDRPERLPHSYTLQAVAPG; translated from the coding sequence ATGAGCGACGAGCCGGAGCACGTGCGCCTGAACCGGGCCCAGTGGGACGAGCGGGCGCCGGTCCACGCGGTGTCGCCCGACTACGAGGTCGCCCGCTTCCACGCGGACCCCGCCTTCCTCTCCGGGGTGGTGCGCTTCGACCTGCCGCGGCTCGGTGACGTGGCCGGTCTGCGCGGGGTGCACCTGCAGTGCCACCTCGGCACGGACACCGTCTCGCTGGCGCGGCTCGGCGCCCGGATGACCGGGCTGGACTTCAGCGGCGCCTCGCTCGAGCACGCCCGGTCCCTCGCCGCGGCGACCGGGGCGGAGGTCGACTTCGTGCAGGCCGACGTGCACGACGCGGCCGACGTGCTGCCCGAGCACGCCTACGACCTCGTCTACACCGGGATCGGGGCGCTGTGCTGGCTGCCGTCGGTGGCCCGCTGGGCCGCGGTGGTCGCGCGGCTGCTGGCCCCCGGCGGGCGGCTCTTCCTGCGGGAGGGCCATCCCGTCCTCTGGGCGCTGCCCGACCCGCGCCCCGACGGGCTGCTGGCCCTCGAGCTGCCCTACGTCGAGACCGTGGACCCGATCGTGTGGGACGACGGCGGGACCTACGTCGAGACCGACCACGTGTTCACCAGCACCACCACGCACGAGTGGAACCACGGTCTCGGCGAGATCGTCACCGCCCTGCTCGACCAGGGCCTGCGGATCACCGGCCTGGTCGAGCACGACAGCGTCCCGTGGGACGCCCTGCCGGGGCAGATGGAACCGGTCGGCGGGGGCGAGATGCGCCTGGTCGACCGCCCTGAGCGGCTCCCGCACAGCTACACGCTGCAGGCGGTCGCCCCCGGCTGA